ATCCTGTGAGGCGATCCCCCAGTCGAGAGGGCCGCCGCGAACCTGCCCTTGGAGTCAACTGCCACGGCCCCGACCGTCGAGTCCTTCTCGAAAGCCTTCCTGGGGGTGATCCCCTTCGACCTGAACTCCTCCCATCTCCTCCTCTCCCTCTCAACGACCAGCTCGCTGGGATCTATCAGCTCGAGGCCGAAGCTCGAGGCAAGCCTGTGGGCCCCCTCTCCGACGAAGAGGATGTGATCCGTCCTCTCCATTATCAGCCTGGCCAGCCTCACCGGGTTCCTCACCCTGTTGACGGACGCCACGGCCCCGGCCCTCAGGTCGGAGCCCTCCATTATGGAGGCGTCAAGATCGATCCCGCCCTCCTCATTCAGGAAGGAGCCGACGCCAGCGTCGAAAGTCGGGTCGTCCTCCATCAGCATCACGGCCCTCTCGACGGCATCAAGGGAATTATCGGTCTCCTTCAGGATCCTCCATCCGAGCTCAGCGGCCCTCCTCACACCGTTGAGGTGGGCCTCCACCTCCTCGTCCGGGATCGCCCAAGCTCCACCGTGGACTATGATGGCCGGTTCCACGCGCCTCACCTATTTAAGTGAAAAGAAATCCTTTTTAAATGAATGTCTTCAGGTTTAACTTCACGCGGGAGGCATTTATAGTAATGTTCCTGACTATCTGAAGCCATCACATTGATTCGCCCTGAGATTTATCTACTTTGGTGTCATCATGACGAGGAGCTGCCGACCTTCACGAGGCTGGGGATGGGAGATCGCTGAGCTCCGTGAAGAGGGCGAGAGCTGAGGGAGTGAGGATGAGTCCATCTATCTGAGCACTGCCGATGCCGAAGGGCTCTAGGATGATGAAGCGTGAAACTAAGGCCCCTGATTTCCCAGATCCGCCGAAAGGCATGCGAGGCCGTGGATATGAACGCAGCGACTTGACACGGGAGCTGTTCGTCGCATGGGGCCCTAAAGTGGCATGATGTCGAGGAGCGGAGGAAAGGGGCTCATCGTTACATCCTTACGCTAAAGCTTGAGCTCGAAGACCAGGACATCCGGTCCATCACCCTCCCGCTGGGAGAAGCCCCTCCCCCTCAGCCTGCCCACCAGATCGGGCAGGTCCTCGGGGATCATGATGCCCAGCCTCCTGCCCAGCCCAGCGGCGACGGATCCCATGCCCTCCAGGAGATCCTCAGTCCTCGAGTAATCGGATGGGGTGAATATGTTTGCCTCCCTCGGGACGAAGAAGCCACCCTCATTCATCCTGAATGCCCTCACCCTCCCCCTAAGCCATTCCAGGGACTCTTCGCACCTCCTTATGAACCTCCAGCTCACCGGGATGAGGTCCAGATCAGGGAGCAGGGGCTCCGCCTCCCTGACCTCGGCATAGCCGCCGGCCTCCCTAAACAGGTGGTAGAACCTCTTAACCACCCTGAACCCGCTCTTGAGGCCCAGATGTATGCTGGCCTCGTTCCTAGAATCAGTTGCGTACATAAGACTGCTGATCTTTCCAATCCTGTGTAGCTCCTCACCGTAAGAGATAAGGAAATCGTGTAGCTTGCTCGCATACCCCCTCCCCCTGTGGGAAGGGTGAACCCTCAGGCCCTCCATCCATCCCACCCCGCAGGGGAGCAGGGTCAGCTTGGCCGTGGCCACAGCGATCCCATCCACCTCCAGGACGAAGAAGTCCCCATCCTCGAGCCACTCATGAAAAACGCTGGGGAGGTAATCGCGCCCTCCCCATGTCATCCTCCCAATCTCTTCTATAGACTCGAAATCGCTCAATCGGGCCCTCCTTATCATCCCAACTCACCGCACGCTCGGGGGAGCGTGAAGCTACCTTTTCAGGCCTATGGAAATAAAAAATGATGTGCTGGGATTTGGATCCTCAGGAACCCTCTATCTCCTTCAGGCTCTCATCTACTATGCCCACAGCCCTCTCTATCTCCTCCTTGCTCACCGTGAGGGGCGGGGCGAACCTCACCACGTTGCCGTACCAGCCGCTGGTGGCCAGGAGCAAACCCCTCCTCAGGGCCTTATCGAAGCAGAGCTGAGCTGTCTCCTCCCTGGCCGGTCTCTTCGTCTCCCTGTCCTTGACCAGCTCTATACCTATCATCAGACCCTTACCCCTGACATCCCCTATCAGCTTCCTCCTCCCCTTCAGCTCCTCCAGAAGCCTCATCGCGTACTCACCGGTCTCCCTCACGTTCCTGAGTATGCTCTCCCTATTCTCCGCGAAGTGCGAGAGCGTGGCCTCTGCGGCCGCCATGACCAGTGGAGGGGCCGCGTACGTTGAGTGCTCATCCCCAGGCTCCATGGCACCGGCCAGCTCCTCCCTGGTGACGACTGCCGCCAGCGGGAGACCGCCTGTCATTCCCTTGGCCACCACGACGACGTCCGGGACCACATCCAGGGCCTCGAACCTCCAGGTCGTCCCGGTCCTTCCCATCCCCGTCTGTATCTCGTCGAATATCAGTAGCGAGCCGTTCTCCCTCAGGAGGGATGCGAGCTTCGGGAAGAAGGGGTCCGGTGGGTAGACTATCCCCCCGACACCCTGAATCGGCTCTATTATCATGCCAGCGTAATCCCTGTTACCTGAGAACTTCAGGTAGTTTTCTATCAGCTGAAGCAGCGATTCAGAGCACTCCTCGCAGTCATGAGCCCTGACGGGACACCTGTAGCAGTAGGGATAAGGGACGTAAGTGAAGCCCGGTGGCAGGGGTCCGAACTCCCTCCTCCTTGATCCGTGGAAGGTCAGGGATCCCGTGGTCCTGCCGTGGTAAGATCCCATCGTGACCAGTATCTCCTGCCTCTTCGTGTACTTCCTTGCGATCTTCAGGGCGAGCTCGACCGCCTCACCACCCCCGGGCTTGAAGGCCACCCTGTTGAGCTCCTTGGGGAAGAGAGAGAGGAGCCTCTCGACCGCTCTGAGGAGGTACTCTGAGTAGTAGACGTAGGAGCCCCCGGCTATGATGTTCTCGGCCGCGCTCTTTATGGCCTCAACGAGGTAATCCGGGTTGTGGCCGAGATAGGCCGTCGTTATGACCGTCATGAAGTCCATGTACCTCTTACCATCCACGTCCTCGACGTAGACACCCTTGGCCCTCCTTACGACCAAACCGTGGGTCCTGAAGAGGTTGGTCATTAGGGATGAATTCAGCCTCCTGAGCATGTCATCCTGCGGCATCCATGCACCCGGAGGCCTAACAATATAACCTTACCCATCCGCGGGCAACGGTTATAATGAGCCCGAAGCCCCTGGGTCGGGGGTGCCGGTCATGGAAGGTGGTACCGATGCGCAACGATGCCAACTCCCCTCCCATCGATCGGAAGAGGTTCCAGCTACTCAGAGACTCACTGATCTCCCTGAGCTTCGACCTGGGTGGCCTGATAGCCGGAGGAATACTGGAGAGCTTCTCGAGCCTCACCCTGAGGGAGCCCTGGTGCATAGCCATCTACCCGATAGTCCTGACCGGTAGGGGGGCCCTGAACGGGATAGAGGCGGCCAGGATAAGCACGGGCCTCCATCTGGGGACAATAAAGCCCAGTTTCAGGAGGAACACTGTTTACTATTACTCAATAATCGCCTCAATGACTGTCCTCTCCCTCCTGATGAGCCTCATCATGGGGCTACTGGCTTACGCCTCCACGGGCCCCGACCCAAGCGAGCTCCCCCTCATACTATCGACAGCGATATCCTCGCAGACTATAGCGATGATGCTGATAGTCCCAGCGACATCCCTCGTGGGTCACGAGTCCTTCAAGAGGGGCT
This is a stretch of genomic DNA from Candidatus Korarchaeota archaeon NZ13-K. It encodes these proteins:
- a CDS encoding peptidase T encodes the protein MRRVEPAIIVHGGAWAIPDEEVEAHLNGVRRAAELGWRILKETDNSLDAVERAVMLMEDDPTFDAGVGSFLNEEGGIDLDASIMEGSDLRAGAVASVNRVRNPVRLARLIMERTDHILFVGEGAHRLASSFGLELIDPSELVVERERRRWEEFRSKGITPRKAFEKDSTVGAVAVDSKGRFAAALSTGGSPHR
- a CDS encoding GNAT family N-acetyltransferase encodes the protein MIRRARLSDFESIEEIGRMTWGGRDYLPSVFHEWLEDGDFFVLEVDGIAVATAKLTLLPCGVGWMEGLRVHPSHRGRGYASKLHDFLISYGEELHRIGKISSLMYATDSRNEASIHLGLKSGFRVVKRFYHLFREAGGYAEVREAEPLLPDLDLIPVSWRFIRRCEESLEWLRGRVRAFRMNEGGFFVPREANIFTPSDYSRTEDLLEGMGSVAAGLGRRLGIMIPEDLPDLVGRLRGRGFSQREGDGPDVLVFELKL
- a CDS encoding aspartate aminotransferase family protein, producing MPQDDMLRRLNSSLMTNLFRTHGLVVRRAKGVYVEDVDGKRYMDFMTVITTAYLGHNPDYLVEAIKSAAENIIAGGSYVYYSEYLLRAVERLLSLFPKELNRVAFKPGGGEAVELALKIARKYTKRQEILVTMGSYHGRTTGSLTFHGSRRREFGPLPPGFTYVPYPYCYRCPVRAHDCEECSESLLQLIENYLKFSGNRDYAGMIIEPIQGVGGIVYPPDPFFPKLASLLRENGSLLIFDEIQTGMGRTGTTWRFEALDVVPDVVVVAKGMTGGLPLAAVVTREELAGAMEPGDEHSTYAAPPLVMAAAEATLSHFAENRESILRNVRETGEYAMRLLEELKGRRKLIGDVRGKGLMIGIELVKDRETKRPAREETAQLCFDKALRRGLLLATSGWYGNVVRFAPPLTVSKEEIERAVGIVDESLKEIEGS